The window TGTTGATTGAGACTGACCAATCAacccatcaagaatattttttatCCTCCGTGTAATGACTTTGGATATGATATTATAAAGTGCAGTACAGCATGCAATAAGTCTATAGTCCTTTACTGTTGCAGGTGATAACACTTTAGGCACTAGTGTAATAGTTGTTGTATTAATCATTCCAGGCAATCTGCTAGTAGAAAAGAAGTCATTTACAATTGCAACTATATCCTCTTTCACTATCTCCCAATTCCTGGTAAAGAATTTCACAGGAAACCCATCAACCCCTGGTGATTTGTCTTTAGGCATCTCCTTTATTGTAGTTGTGATCTCATCCATTGTAACATTCTAAATTAAACTTCTTTGTTGTGATATAGTTAAGCATGGTCCTTCCTTAATTATAGCTGTGTTTTGCACATGGAAACTCAGTAGTACAATCTCCCATAAAAGACTGAAATACACTGATAAATTCCGGCTCAACTAATTTGGGCTCTGTTAGTTTTATTCCTATATTAGTATATATGGAAGTTATACTATTCTGACTGGATCTAATCTTCCACTGAGCATGAAAATACTTTGTATTCGTATCTCCACATTCAATCCAGCAAGCATTGGACTTCTGCCTCATCACGTGTTCCTCCACATTGCTCCATTTCTCAATTTCAGCTAGAGTGTCTTTCTCTTCATAAAAAAGGCCATGTGCCAGAGGATACTGTTGAATTTGACTCTGAATAATATCCAATTTTTTCTTGCCTGCTCCAGTTTCTGTTTGTATGAAGTCATATAGGCATTTATATCCTTCAGTTCTTCTGTCATAGTCTTTAGTTTGCACCAGATCTGTTGCACAGGTGCTCCATCATAGTCCTGATTCCATACTTGCTGAATAATACTCTGAAATTGTGTTATCTCCATGATATTTGTGTATAGCCTAAATGACTTAGGATGCAATAACTTCTGACTACCACATTTGATTAAGATAGGGGAATGATCAGAAAGTGATGGATTCAAAAAATCAGCTTCTGTATGACTATACTGCTGAATCCACTAATAGTTCCCCAAATGCCCAGTCTATCTTACTATAGACTCTTAAACCAGTACCTTACTTATTTGTCCAAGTGTAATGCCAACCTTTAGCTCTAAATGGGGTAAGCTGTAGAGTATCTATCACATCCTTAAATCCCTGTATTTCAACAGCAATTACAGGGGATCCTATTCTATCCTCAGAAGAAAGAACATTATTGAAATCTCCACTAAGCAGCCATATTTCGTGGGCCGGAATATTTATCTGTCTAAGATCCCTCCATAGATTTTCCCTTTGGTGGCCATCATTCTGAGCATAAATGACACTCAGATGTGTTTTAAATTGAGTGCTAGTATCTTCTATTAAGCAATGGATGAATTGATCTGTAATAAGGATAATCTGTACTTGTATATGAGCTTTCCAAAGTATCCAAATTCTCTCATTCACAACAAATGAAGAATTGCAGCAAGCATTCCATCCCTGGGCaatctttttttgtattttcttagcCTGGTGCTCCTTAACTCTGGTTTCTATACATCCCATTACATCTACTTTATTTGTAGCTAGAAAAGTCTTGACCACTTTCTACTTATGGGCTTGATTTAGCCCCCTAATGTTCTAAGTGACAATAATCATAGAAAATTGGAAATTAGGGGGCAAGATGGACCTGGATCTTCCTGTTGTCCTCTTCGCCCAGCATCCTATATCTCAGCAATTGCCTTTCCTTTGTCAATATCTCCTTCTACCACAGTATTGCTGCAGATAATCTCCTGTGTGTTGGTCCCATCTCTTGCCTGACATGGCAGAGAAGCAGTCTGTTGTGTAGTCTCTATACTTCCACTAACCTTCTCCAAGCAATCATTTTCTTGAGTAGGTTTCTCTTGTAGGACTATTCCTTTCTGAGGATCTAACTCTGCATTCACTTGAGGATTTTTTACAAGCCAAGCTTGTTTAACAGTTTTGCTTGTTTCTTTGCTCTTCTTCTCTGTCTCCTTGGTCTTTCCCCTTCCTTAGTATCCTGCTCTTCATCACACTTTGTGTTATGCCAACAATCAATAGAGTCATGCCCAAATTTCAGACAGTCATTACAAAAAATAGGTGTCCAATCATATTCAATAGTCTGTACCATTAGCCCAAAAGGTGACTTTATCTCTATCTGATCTGGCAGAGACAACATCTACCTCTACAAGGACTCTAGCATAGGATATTTTCTCATAATGAGCAGTAAATTTGTCAGCGTACAGGGGCTTTCCCACCACACTAGCCATTTTGCTTAGGGCTTCAGTAGACCAATACCCCACTGGTGGCCCAGGAAATCTCACCCAAACTGGAATTATGCTTAAGATGTCTCTATTGAATGAAAAGTCAATTTCCCATAGCCTTAGCACCCTAGGTTTGTTCCTGTATGTGTATGGTCCTGATTGAAGAACTTGATCTCTATCAGCTATGGTGTGAAATTTAAAAATGCAATAGCCCTTAGAATGAATCAGAATCTGAGGCTTAGTAATAAAATTCCACACATTCATTACAAAATTATCCATAGCTTTTCATAAGGATTTTCCCCTATTATGTATCCAATTAGTGAGGTTTTCCAATAATCCGCGTGAGATTGCAGATCATCCTCACTCAATTTAACAATTTTCCTACCATCTCTATCAATTGGAGGAACAAATGATAATGTTATACCCATTTGCGAGATGCGATTCCCTCGTACAATATCAGTTGCCGTAGGAGTTGGCTTCTCCGATCCACTTGCTTCTGAAAACTGTAAGCGTCTCACTGCTGGATTCATTGTTCCTTCTGCTTTAATAGGTTGAAGTTGTACATCTCCTTCAGAACTGCTTGTTTCATGAGCTTCCTCGGTCGACTGGTATTTCTGTGGAAGGAAACTTCCAAATGTGAGTGGAGGTAATTCCGTTTGAGCATCGTTTGCTGGAGTAATAAGCTTCCCCGACTGCGTAGTAGTATCATGCACAGTTTTCCGGCGACGAGCCATTGATTCCGGTCACAATTGCAATCCTTGCTACCATGCGCCGAGAGCAACGGTTAACGTGCGCCTCATAACCCgtatatttggcttattttctGCTGGTGTGTCTTGTAGCTTTCTTGAAGATGCTATTTTACAGTGTTGGATGGATTACTTTATAAAATTAAGCCAGTGAAATGGAAATGTTCTTCTTGCTTctcttttgctcctgatttaatTTCCTTATCTGAGTCTGTGCTGAATATGGAACTAAAGGTTTCATTAATTCGGAGTTTGTTTTGTTCTTAATTAAGGTAAATGGAAtgtggaaaatttaatttaatggTTAATGTCCTATTTTAGAACTTTTATATGTAACGTTATTTGCACTTGTGATTACTCTTTAGCTTGTTTTTCTAGTTCCCTATTTAAAGAGGTCTCATGAAAAGGTTCTTTATCCCATCCTCAACTTAATATTAAAAGGGAGATATCATTGGAAAGAATACGTATGGGGAGAGAAAATATATGTACTGAGTAACTAGTAGTCCATTTTGATCGTTATGCTGTTTTCTCCCTTCTTTTTGGCACAGGTTGTCGTAATGGGAAATGAAAATTTGTATGCTTGATGATGAGCTTCTTCTGTAACGAGCTTCAGAATTTAGTAACGAGAATACTTGCGCCGAAAAATCTGTATATTGTGTACTATCTTATCTTTAAAATGATATGCAGTAGTTTTACGAATCTTTACATTATAAATTACGCTAAAAGTATtggaaaactaattcaaagttgtaACATCAAAGGTTGTTATACTATTTTGGGAAAAAAATCAAGTAGCTTACGCTGCTGACGGGCGATGCTAACTAATGTATGTCGCCTGAATTGGCCATAAATTATGTTGGCAAAATGATAGATAGTTATTAAAAAATTAGATTATTCGAGAAAAAAAAGTAGATTCCTCATATCATAATGAACTGCCATATAACTTTTTCCGTTAATTGTGCTGTAATTGAGTCGTTAAATATTCATTGTCCATGGATAATcaattattagctttatactcttctt is drawn from Nicotiana tabacum cultivar K326 chromosome 22, ASM71507v2, whole genome shotgun sequence and contains these coding sequences:
- the LOC142176170 gene encoding uncharacterized protein LOC142176170, whose product is MGCIETRVKEHQAKKIQKKIAQGWNACCNSSFVVNERIWILWKAHIQVQIILITDQFIHCLIEDTSTQFKTHLSVIYAQNDGHQRENLWRDLRQINIPAHEIWLLSGDFNNVLSSEDRIGSPVIAVEIQGFKDVIDTLQLTPFRAKDLVQTKDYDRRTEGYKCLYDFIQTETGAGKKKLDIIQSQIQQYPLAHGLFYEEKDTLAEIEKWSNVEEHVMRQKSNACWIECGDTNTKYFHAQWKIRSSQNSITSIYTNIGIKLTEPKLVEPEFISVFQSFMGDCTTEFPCAKHSYN